In the Haloferula helveola genome, one interval contains:
- a CDS encoding sensor histidine kinase: MRWLLTALFAILTCRAPAAESLAAGYGFLVHVWQSEDGLPGNVVRSIGQTEDGFLWVATAEGIARFDGLGFTSIGAQEPAIGRRFAFFRVFTPEDHGVWISTSLGGLFRITDNELVEVIEGTAEANPPLVTRLFSHDEQIHFIRSNDVWRLDADGPVQVADPSEDLVASMVADQRAQIARGRRDDRSTPTSLEDSDEDRWIVSGDTLLHEGQEGAGAIPVIPELDGQLTVSDMLEDKEGNLWLSSPVQGLIRVRKSRVSFLETEEGPFLADVRTAIRDREGTWWLGGRDGGIDRIRDGEVEHLELVEGGYRRPIACIFEDSRGTVWFTAAHGSVFSWNGTGFDLRFSEVSQAAKVNAIAEDPTGRLWFGGDRGLCVIEDGQIAVFTDDAKLQGHEITSLFAADDGRVFAGTVDGHIAIIEDGSVSLIGTPAEMSRRYVSEILVLEGEEIWVTTIDAGLFVRRDGKWHRFSRADGLPDERLTGLVLHGTDQFWIGSLGGIIRVSRSELIRRLTNSSIVPRWVRLDRSDGMNTRECVGGAQPGVFDDGEGALWFPTTRGVVGVRPEEIRINLAPPSLHIDAVEIDGIRHPAGQGTIVTGPGRVQLVFHFVGVSLSAPEKVTYRIRLDPLDRDSSFNRSDRTASYQAVPPGSYTFEVQSVNGDGVMNILPETVSIVVRRHFWETPLFITSAIVVLLLAALASGWVVARRRMRRSLEALRVQGLIEGERSRISRDLHDDLGASLTELSILSALGAEDEEDANLRPTMETLSQKSKEVVGALDEIVWAATPREDTLRSLVDYIAASAREFLENAQVGLDLEFPRSVPDLMIGPRRRHSVFLTTREALNNAVKYSGADSISLSIDLTDAELVVTVSDRGKGFDLEYAETLGNGLTNLRQRMRDCGGACSIDSIPGEGTTVTIRLPLPPAPTS; this comes from the coding sequence ATGAGATGGTTGCTCACGGCGTTGTTCGCGATTCTGACCTGCCGTGCGCCGGCAGCCGAATCGCTCGCCGCGGGGTATGGGTTTCTGGTTCACGTCTGGCAGTCCGAAGACGGTCTGCCGGGAAACGTTGTTCGCTCCATCGGCCAGACCGAAGACGGCTTCCTGTGGGTCGCCACCGCCGAGGGGATCGCTCGTTTCGATGGCCTCGGCTTCACTTCGATCGGGGCACAGGAACCGGCCATCGGCCGACGGTTCGCCTTCTTCCGTGTTTTCACTCCGGAAGATCATGGCGTTTGGATTTCGACCTCCCTCGGTGGCCTGTTCCGGATCACGGACAACGAGTTGGTGGAGGTGATCGAGGGGACGGCCGAAGCGAACCCTCCACTCGTGACGCGGCTTTTCAGCCACGATGAACAGATCCATTTCATTCGGTCGAACGACGTTTGGCGACTTGATGCGGATGGGCCGGTTCAGGTTGCCGATCCGTCGGAGGATCTGGTCGCCAGCATGGTTGCGGACCAACGCGCCCAAATCGCGAGGGGGCGACGGGATGACCGGAGCACGCCGACGTCCCTGGAGGACTCGGACGAGGACCGATGGATCGTGTCCGGGGACACCTTGCTGCACGAAGGGCAGGAGGGAGCGGGCGCGATCCCCGTCATTCCCGAACTCGACGGCCAGCTCACCGTAAGCGACATGCTTGAGGACAAGGAGGGCAATCTCTGGCTCTCAAGTCCCGTGCAGGGCCTCATCCGGGTCAGGAAAAGCCGGGTTTCGTTTCTCGAGACTGAGGAGGGGCCCTTTCTTGCGGATGTCCGGACCGCGATCCGGGACCGTGAAGGGACATGGTGGCTTGGCGGGCGCGATGGGGGAATCGATCGCATCCGTGACGGCGAAGTGGAGCACCTCGAACTGGTCGAAGGCGGATACCGCCGGCCGATCGCGTGCATTTTCGAGGACTCTCGCGGAACCGTTTGGTTCACCGCGGCCCACGGCAGTGTCTTCTCGTGGAACGGCACCGGCTTTGACCTGCGGTTTTCGGAGGTTTCCCAGGCGGCGAAGGTGAATGCGATCGCGGAAGATCCGACCGGCCGCCTCTGGTTCGGTGGAGACCGGGGATTGTGCGTGATCGAGGACGGCCAGATCGCGGTCTTCACCGACGATGCCAAGCTGCAGGGTCACGAGATCACGTCGCTTTTTGCCGCGGACGACGGACGCGTTTTCGCCGGCACGGTCGATGGTCATATCGCGATCATCGAAGACGGATCGGTTTCGCTGATCGGGACTCCGGCGGAGATGAGCCGCCGCTACGTTTCGGAGATCCTCGTTCTCGAAGGCGAAGAAATCTGGGTGACGACCATCGACGCCGGTCTGTTCGTTCGGCGGGACGGGAAATGGCATCGTTTCTCAAGAGCGGACGGCCTGCCTGACGAGCGCCTGACCGGGCTTGTGCTTCACGGGACCGACCAGTTCTGGATCGGGTCGCTCGGGGGGATCATCCGGGTCTCGCGGTCCGAGCTCATCCGCCGGCTGACCAACAGCTCCATCGTTCCTCGCTGGGTCCGGCTGGATCGCTCCGACGGCATGAACACCCGCGAGTGCGTCGGCGGTGCGCAACCGGGAGTTTTCGATGATGGTGAAGGAGCGCTGTGGTTTCCTACCACGCGCGGTGTGGTGGGTGTCCGGCCGGAGGAGATCCGGATCAACCTCGCTCCACCGTCCCTCCACATCGATGCGGTCGAGATCGACGGCATCCGCCATCCGGCCGGCCAAGGAACGATCGTCACCGGACCCGGGCGCGTTCAGTTGGTCTTCCACTTCGTCGGTGTCAGCCTCAGTGCCCCTGAGAAGGTGACCTACCGGATCCGCCTTGACCCGCTGGACCGCGATTCCTCTTTCAACCGCTCGGACCGGACCGCGAGTTATCAGGCGGTGCCGCCGGGAAGTTACACTTTCGAGGTCCAGAGTGTGAATGGCGACGGAGTCATGAACATTCTCCCCGAGACCGTTTCGATCGTGGTGCGTCGCCATTTCTGGGAGACTCCGCTGTTCATCACCTCGGCAATCGTCGTGCTTCTTCTGGCAGCACTGGCCAGCGGCTGGGTGGTCGCCCGCCGGCGCATGCGCCGAAGCCTTGAAGCGCTGCGGGTGCAGGGCCTGATCGAGGGGGAACGGTCGAGAATCTCACGCGACCTCCACGATGATCTTGGAGCAAGCCTGACCGAGCTCTCGATTCTTTCGGCCCTCGGAGCGGAGGACGAGGAGGACGCGAATCTCCGTCCGACCATGGAGACGCTGTCGCAGAAGTCGAAGGAAGTCGTCGGAGCCCTCGACGAAATCGTCTGGGCGGCAACGCCGAGGGAGGACACCTTGCGCTCGCTCGTCGATTACATCGCTGCCTCGGCAAGGGAGTTCCTCGAGAACGCGCAGGTCGGCCTGGACCTCGAATTCCCGCGCTCGGTCCCCGATCTGATGATCGGTCCGCGTCGTCGCCACAGTGTCTTCCTCACCACGCGCGAGGCCCTCAACAACGCGGTCAAATACTCCGGTGCCGACTCGATTTCGCTGTCGATCGATCTGACGGACGCCGAACTGGTCGTGACGGTTTCCGACCGCGGGAAGGGATTCGACCTCGAATATGCCGAGACCTTGGGCAACGGCCTCACCAACCTCCGCCAGCGGATGCGGGATTGCGGAGGCGCCTGTAGCATCGATAGCATACCCGGCGAAGGCACTACGGTGACCATCCGCCTTCCCTTGCCCCCTGCACCGACTTCATGA
- a CDS encoding type II secretion system protein: protein MKNPSKPARSRKAFTLIELLIVIVIVAALSSLVFALSSKALRKARSAKCINNMRDWSMVFNTASLERNGRLDLPDNWAAVSGLPYDPDSSGDQGQSPFLQYWDTDIENARQIQFEKRGCPLIRNEAPDNEFGNPAATYRMNLELREEPSRGNRNPYPEVNLTRLKRASTKIIFIDGYYTGNLTLEKGDIKNELIPASEVHGNGKVHAVFADMHVEAVNVSDIESQWDRYIKR from the coding sequence ATGAAGAACCCATCGAAACCCGCTCGGAGCCGGAAGGCGTTCACCCTTATCGAATTGCTGATTGTCATCGTGATCGTAGCGGCTCTGTCGTCGCTCGTCTTCGCGCTCAGCAGCAAGGCACTCAGGAAGGCACGATCGGCCAAGTGCATCAACAACATGCGCGACTGGAGCATGGTCTTCAACACGGCCTCTCTCGAGCGCAACGGACGTCTCGACCTGCCCGACAACTGGGCGGCGGTCAGCGGCCTTCCGTACGACCCCGACAGCAGTGGTGATCAGGGCCAATCGCCCTTCCTCCAGTACTGGGACACGGACATCGAGAACGCCAGGCAGATCCAATTCGAGAAGCGCGGCTGCCCGCTGATCCGCAACGAAGCGCCGGACAACGAGTTCGGAAATCCCGCCGCAACCTACCGGATGAATCTCGAACTGCGGGAGGAACCCAGCCGCGGCAACCGCAATCCCTATCCCGAGGTCAACCTGACCCGTCTCAAGCGGGCATCGACCAAGATCATTTTCATCGATGGCTACTACACGGGAAACCTCACCCTCGAGAAGGGCGATATCAAAAACGAACTCATTCCCGCGAGCGAGGTCCACGGGAACGGCAAGGTCCACGCGGTCTTCGCCGACATGCACGTCGAAGCGGTCAACGTCTCCGACATCGAAAGCCAGTGGGACCGCTACATCAAACGCTGA
- a CDS encoding substrate-binding domain-containing protein, which translates to MRKPTLPHLLAERLMEEIRGGAWPSELPGTRVLAQRYGVDRKTCESALGILTERGFLDPPAHGKRRRIHAAFRDREKVVQGNLLLLHSTRQVLGAAEQDYLWKIAGIWRDLVGEAFVERVDFGRYRRPAASLGRLIDRHGASACFMLVPTAGWAAEAAKHLPTYCAGGDIEPDWTGTLSAFSIRDSVRDAALRLRELGHERIVSPIEGGWAKGRSTVQDGILSAFDGKHPCYTRNDLAPEFPEPVAEAWPGYWRKCFASLKPTAFILREESHLLSLYSFCAQHRIRIPTDLSVILLSHDERLEWLQPKPVMARYPYVKAINHFRSWISNGLQPLGRHLLTLQLSEEGQSIAPPAATGA; encoded by the coding sequence ATGCGGAAACCCACCCTGCCCCACCTGCTCGCCGAGCGGCTGATGGAGGAGATCCGCGGCGGCGCGTGGCCATCCGAGCTGCCCGGCACCCGCGTGCTCGCCCAGCGCTACGGGGTGGATCGCAAGACCTGTGAGTCGGCGCTCGGGATCCTGACCGAGCGCGGCTTTCTCGATCCGCCGGCCCATGGCAAACGGAGACGGATCCACGCCGCCTTCCGGGATCGGGAGAAGGTGGTGCAGGGAAACCTGCTGCTGCTCCACTCGACGCGACAGGTCCTCGGTGCCGCCGAGCAGGACTACCTGTGGAAGATCGCGGGGATCTGGCGGGACCTCGTCGGTGAGGCATTCGTCGAGCGGGTCGACTTCGGCCGCTACCGTCGACCGGCCGCCTCGCTCGGCCGCCTGATCGACCGCCACGGCGCCAGCGCCTGCTTCATGCTCGTGCCGACGGCGGGTTGGGCGGCGGAGGCTGCGAAGCATCTGCCGACCTACTGCGCCGGTGGCGACATCGAGCCGGATTGGACGGGAACGCTCAGCGCGTTTTCCATTCGCGACTCCGTGCGCGACGCCGCTCTCAGGCTGCGAGAACTCGGGCACGAACGGATCGTCTCACCGATCGAAGGCGGTTGGGCGAAAGGGCGGAGCACGGTGCAGGACGGGATCCTCTCTGCCTTTGATGGAAAGCATCCGTGCTACACCCGGAACGATCTTGCTCCCGAATTTCCCGAACCCGTTGCGGAAGCGTGGCCCGGATACTGGCGGAAGTGCTTCGCGAGCCTGAAGCCGACCGCCTTCATCTTGCGGGAGGAAAGCCACCTGCTCTCGCTCTACAGCTTTTGTGCCCAGCACCGCATCCGGATCCCGACCGACCTCTCCGTGATCCTGCTCAGCCACGACGAACGTCTCGAGTGGCTGCAACCGAAACCGGTCATGGCCCGCTATCCCTACGTCAAGGCGATCAACCACTTCCGCTCGTGGATCTCCAACGGATTGCAACCGCTCGGACGCCACCTGCTCACGCTGCAGCTCAGCGAAGAAGGCCAAAGCATCGCCCCGCCCGCGGCAACCGGCGCCTGA
- a CDS encoding pepsin/retropepsin-like aspartic protease family protein, producing the protein MKSLPLLAALALLPVAFAETRIAFQPVPVHSTDKSNLFVIDVETEGRPARFLLDTGCAYSLAYDTGFIKSLGKELEETGEARGAGGKATRYSAAISKTVIGGRIELGSQPKATVIPVDHLDHLTVGGEPADISGLMGSSLLRKVRAVFDYGGSRLLLPSTDAPAGTYTTAMKQQGATVVPLEEGRFGFPYVVLELEGKEFAFLLDTGANANIIEPAIAEELELEAVDGTSTVRGMHKTGGVPKFRAEDVGLGDAFVLDKLVFTAMATQAGLQEDDGPRLGGVFGTPVLKQLNARIDFDSNTLILPAKE; encoded by the coding sequence ATGAAATCCCTGCCCCTCCTCGCGGCTCTCGCCCTACTGCCCGTGGCGTTTGCCGAGACGCGGATCGCGTTCCAGCCTGTCCCGGTCCACAGTACCGACAAGTCGAACCTGTTCGTGATCGATGTCGAAACGGAGGGGAGGCCTGCCCGTTTCCTCCTCGATACCGGCTGTGCGTACTCGCTTGCGTACGACACCGGCTTCATCAAGTCGCTCGGCAAGGAGCTGGAGGAAACGGGTGAGGCCCGGGGTGCGGGTGGCAAGGCCACACGTTACTCGGCCGCGATTTCCAAGACCGTGATCGGTGGTCGCATCGAGCTCGGCTCGCAGCCGAAAGCTACGGTAATTCCCGTAGATCATCTCGACCATCTGACCGTCGGCGGCGAACCGGCCGATATTTCCGGATTGATGGGGTCGTCGCTTCTGAGGAAGGTGCGCGCGGTCTTCGACTACGGCGGCTCCCGCCTGCTGCTTCCCTCCACGGACGCCCCCGCGGGAACCTATACCACGGCGATGAAGCAGCAGGGCGCGACGGTCGTGCCTTTGGAGGAAGGGCGTTTCGGTTTTCCCTATGTGGTGCTCGAGCTCGAAGGAAAGGAGTTCGCGTTCCTTCTCGATACCGGAGCCAATGCCAACATCATCGAGCCGGCGATCGCGGAAGAGCTGGAGCTGGAAGCGGTGGATGGAACGTCGACGGTCCGCGGCATGCACAAGACCGGCGGGGTTCCCAAGTTCCGTGCGGAAGACGTCGGGCTTGGGGATGCCTTCGTCCTGGACAAGCTGGTCTTCACCGCGATGGCGACCCAGGCCGGATTGCAGGAAGACGACGGACCCCGGCTCGGAGGCGTGTTCGGCACTCCGGTGCTCAAGCAGCTCAATGCCCGCATCGACTTTGACAGCAACACGCTGATTCTTCCGGCCAAGGAGTGA
- a CDS encoding response regulator transcription factor: protein MSTTDKIQIAIVEDNAALGASLRKIIEATPHLECVGVWTSGEDALRKVDAFRPQVVLMDINLPGISGIEATGRIKSHLPGIQIIMVTVYRDHDKIFAALKAGASGYLLKRSAPAEVRAAIDDVRAGGAPMSPEIARRVVEAFHQPTESQTEELNLTPRETEILDCLCDGLANKEIADQLDISTETVRVHLRHIYEKLHVRSRTEAAMKYRDSRNPDHWMN from the coding sequence ATGAGCACGACAGACAAGATCCAGATCGCGATCGTCGAGGACAACGCGGCCTTGGGCGCGAGCCTGCGAAAGATCATCGAGGCCACTCCGCACCTTGAGTGTGTCGGCGTCTGGACCAGCGGCGAGGATGCGCTGCGGAAGGTCGACGCCTTCCGGCCCCAGGTGGTGCTGATGGACATCAATCTTCCGGGCATTTCCGGCATCGAGGCGACCGGACGGATCAAGTCGCACCTGCCCGGGATCCAGATCATCATGGTCACCGTCTATCGCGACCACGACAAGATCTTCGCCGCCCTCAAGGCCGGAGCATCCGGCTACCTGCTGAAACGCTCCGCACCCGCGGAAGTCCGCGCCGCGATCGACGATGTCCGGGCAGGCGGCGCGCCGATGAGCCCCGAAATCGCGCGGCGGGTCGTCGAGGCCTTCCACCAACCGACGGAATCCCAGACCGAGGAACTCAATCTGACGCCGCGCGAAACCGAGATCCTCGATTGCCTCTGCGACGGTCTCGCGAACAAGGAGATCGCCGATCAGCTCGACATTTCCACCGAGACCGTCCGCGTCCATCTCCGGCACATCTATGAGAAGCTGCACGTGCGTTCCCGGACGGAAGCGGCGATGAAATACCGGGACAGCCGCAATCCGGACCACTGGATGAACTGA
- a CDS encoding family 78 glycoside hydrolase catalytic domain, with the protein MKNPSVLSRAAKALVIAVSFAGLASAAPFTDDFGTDTSGDYAAYHVLYSSSTDGPPAYTIDDGDDNQLATSASAFSGSGAIQSLFLHQSAGLETGETAILDLTGVSGLNSNENVGLAISLIGNPAEASADPPSTSSTRQDLFTASFRPGLDDFLSERFVGTTDEGQQNDTSANLANLKGLYITRISQDEFVGGWVGQDDGLNPVSSYTNASFTSAGAFIGIWTDVRSSNYAATVDNLRIIGPGDESLLFSDNFDAADGAFDSADTSGRLSGSLVGETHLRSFGTGQDISGGRLALDYPGSTPGGGLRFELQTNDPVSGATDRYDWAGGSGAAAMVAAGGMTIRYDWTPTDTASNEWHAWSIGTTNADSGDSSRVNNSDADYGILIRQSGGCQRFDSGTSLGTGLSVTTADDTSVPVAIHLAFDSFADGTSVNALTTIGGVEVANDTFVWDGNAGQLHFEVGCNEDGHLIDNLTVTTLSATGSYGIALDSTAFGGSDPVGTQVGTLTASAASSFALVSGTGDTDNGLFQIDGEQLETAADFSLPQYADGQTFSVRVRGTETGGAGATDEKTFTLTLHKDADPGALPAFPPGSSPPGAPTDLRVDDVTGPVGTSAVPYFGWHGNDPDPHEVQSAYQILVASSAANLAAGTGDLWDSGQVASDRQNHVTYAGAPLASDRRIYWKVRTWDRDGNAGPYSAPASFVVGLSLDSNWAGAEWIRRNSPDNDDYTYFRHQWVAPDKTVERATVYIAAAHKYALYCNGTLIGKGPSYHHPQYQYYNAFDISSEVLADAVNQFAIFTHWFGGGQGRPAGQRGVIMKAIVRYTDGTKSEIGTDGTWKTSRAESWVGGQPQRNGEGVGRIEEIDARELTPDWFMPSFNDAAWGSAHAVGAHPAGPWTGTLAPDLSRIVETELAPASIADLGGGKYVVDLGKVYAGVPRIRFSGGSSGTTIQMRGGYELDGSGEIDTSKNQNTDMTFRAILDGGNFIYEPAEYLGMRYFQIDNAPMPVTPANFSFIERHSEMDVSSSSFDSPDATLNAVWDLMKHSILTCAQEEYVDTPTREKGGFLGDAAIQSTVAMPVMNERVLTRRTLHEFLQSMDQHWSAPADRGRINAVYPNVDGGRDIPDYTQAYLTWVWNYYLETGDLAFLSANYARFRDIADYVHTHRDSGTGLITNLTGGSGPYEFGIVDWPQTMRFGYDMTAARTVINGWAYADYQIMAKIAGELGNIADRNLFWTRADDLEVAMNAQLINGDGVYIDGLDSGGGASTHVSQHANMFPLALGMVPAAQEASVTAKVKELEMSVGMVTLPWLVRAVGEAEEGEHLIELFTNDTWLGWARCLSLGATATWESWDADSTGESLSHAWGAAGLEGYLRYILGVRPLEPQYGKVEIKPLDFGASLDRAEGVFPTDRGDISVKWEKTSDSYRMDVDLPFNVLATVSIPKGASADPTVFIDGFEVAATVEDEFIRVPWIGSGLHTIVRVDGPDSSMDAWRVQHFGLDWSANPDALDGADPDRDGLDNDTEYGLGFDPLTSSVDLLPKLERQGQDVTIAYPAPRPELVYSVLGTEDLSLALVNWDVLPTSPEIANNIPMLRTTVSLLDHTAYFIRLAISEP; encoded by the coding sequence ATGAAAAACCCGTCAGTGCTCAGCCGCGCGGCGAAGGCGTTGGTCATCGCCGTGTCCTTTGCCGGCCTTGCCTCGGCCGCGCCATTCACCGACGACTTCGGCACCGACACGTCCGGGGACTACGCGGCTTACCACGTGCTCTACAGTAGTTCCACGGATGGCCCGCCTGCTTACACGATCGATGACGGCGACGACAACCAACTGGCGACGTCGGCGTCCGCCTTTTCCGGAAGCGGAGCGATCCAGTCGCTGTTCCTTCACCAGTCAGCCGGGTTGGAAACCGGTGAAACGGCCATCCTCGACCTGACTGGCGTCTCCGGGCTGAACAGCAACGAGAACGTTGGCCTCGCGATTTCCCTGATAGGCAACCCCGCGGAGGCGAGTGCCGATCCGCCGTCGACTTCCAGCACCCGCCAGGACCTGTTCACGGCGTCGTTTCGCCCGGGTTTGGACGACTTCTTGTCCGAGCGCTTCGTCGGCACCACGGACGAAGGCCAGCAGAACGACACCTCGGCGAACCTTGCGAACCTCAAGGGCCTCTACATCACGCGAATTTCCCAAGACGAGTTTGTCGGGGGTTGGGTCGGCCAGGATGACGGCCTCAATCCGGTCAGCAGCTACACCAACGCCTCGTTTACCTCCGCCGGTGCGTTCATCGGGATCTGGACGGATGTGCGCTCCAGCAACTACGCCGCGACCGTTGACAACCTGAGGATTATCGGACCCGGGGACGAAAGCCTGCTCTTCAGCGACAACTTCGATGCGGCTGACGGAGCCTTCGACAGCGCGGACACAAGCGGTCGCCTGTCTGGATCGCTGGTTGGAGAAACCCATCTGCGTTCCTTCGGAACAGGGCAGGACATCTCCGGCGGCCGCCTCGCGCTCGACTACCCGGGATCGACCCCCGGTGGCGGCCTCCGCTTCGAGTTGCAAACGAACGACCCGGTATCCGGTGCCACGGACCGTTACGACTGGGCAGGGGGTTCCGGGGCCGCGGCCATGGTTGCCGCGGGCGGAATGACGATCCGCTACGACTGGACGCCGACCGATACCGCCAGTAACGAGTGGCACGCGTGGAGCATCGGCACCACCAACGCGGACTCGGGAGACTCAAGCCGTGTGAACAACTCGGACGCGGACTACGGCATCCTCATCCGGCAGAGCGGAGGTTGCCAGCGCTTTGACAGCGGAACGAGCCTCGGCACCGGGCTGAGTGTCACGACCGCGGACGACACCAGCGTGCCTGTCGCGATCCATCTCGCTTTCGATTCGTTTGCCGACGGCACGAGTGTGAACGCCCTAACCACGATTGGCGGGGTCGAGGTCGCGAACGACACTTTCGTTTGGGACGGAAATGCCGGGCAGCTGCACTTCGAGGTCGGCTGCAACGAGGACGGGCACCTGATCGACAACCTGACGGTCACGACCCTCTCGGCAACCGGCAGCTACGGTATCGCCCTCGACAGCACCGCCTTCGGTGGATCCGACCCGGTGGGCACGCAGGTGGGCACGCTCACCGCTTCGGCAGCTTCCAGCTTCGCTCTCGTTTCCGGAACCGGCGACACCGACAACGGGCTGTTCCAGATCGACGGCGAACAGCTCGAGACCGCGGCCGACTTCTCTCTCCCCCAGTATGCCGACGGACAGACATTCTCGGTCCGAGTGCGCGGCACGGAGACCGGGGGGGCCGGAGCGACCGATGAGAAGACGTTCACTCTGACGCTTCACAAGGATGCCGACCCGGGCGCGCTGCCGGCTTTTCCACCGGGGAGCTCGCCTCCCGGGGCGCCGACCGACTTGCGGGTCGACGACGTCACCGGTCCGGTGGGCACGTCGGCGGTGCCCTACTTCGGATGGCACGGAAACGATCCCGACCCCCACGAAGTCCAGAGCGCCTACCAGATCCTTGTTGCCTCCTCTGCCGCGAACCTGGCCGCCGGCACCGGTGATCTTTGGGACAGCGGCCAGGTGGCTTCGGACCGCCAGAACCACGTCACGTATGCCGGTGCCCCGCTGGCCAGCGACCGCCGTATCTACTGGAAAGTTCGTACTTGGGATCGCGATGGAAACGCGGGCCCCTATTCGGCTCCGGCGTCTTTCGTCGTCGGCCTGTCGCTCGACAGCAACTGGGCCGGTGCCGAATGGATCCGCCGCAACAGCCCGGATAACGATGATTACACGTATTTCCGGCACCAATGGGTGGCTCCGGACAAGACCGTCGAGCGTGCGACCGTCTACATCGCCGCGGCGCACAAGTACGCGCTCTACTGCAATGGAACCCTGATCGGTAAAGGCCCCTCGTACCATCACCCGCAGTACCAGTACTACAACGCCTTCGACATCAGCTCCGAGGTGCTCGCGGACGCGGTCAACCAGTTCGCGATCTTCACCCACTGGTTCGGCGGGGGACAGGGGCGCCCGGCGGGTCAGCGCGGCGTGATCATGAAGGCGATCGTCCGCTACACCGACGGCACCAAGAGCGAGATCGGCACCGACGGCACATGGAAAACGTCCCGGGCCGAGTCCTGGGTCGGCGGACAACCGCAGCGCAACGGCGAAGGAGTCGGCCGCATCGAGGAGATCGATGCCCGCGAGCTGACGCCGGACTGGTTCATGCCGTCCTTCAACGACGCGGCGTGGGGTTCCGCGCACGCAGTCGGCGCCCACCCGGCGGGTCCTTGGACCGGCACTCTCGCTCCGGATCTCAGCCGGATTGTCGAAACCGAACTCGCTCCCGCCAGCATCGCTGACCTCGGCGGCGGGAAGTATGTGGTGGACCTCGGAAAGGTCTACGCCGGCGTGCCGCGGATCCGGTTCTCGGGTGGCAGCTCGGGCACGACGATCCAGATGCGGGGTGGCTATGAACTCGATGGATCGGGCGAGATCGACACCTCGAAGAACCAGAACACGGACATGACATTCCGCGCGATCCTTGACGGCGGCAACTTCATCTACGAGCCGGCCGAGTACCTCGGCATGCGGTATTTCCAGATCGACAACGCCCCGATGCCGGTGACCCCGGCGAATTTCAGCTTCATCGAGCGGCACAGCGAGATGGACGTTTCGAGTTCCTCGTTCGACTCGCCGGACGCCACCCTGAATGCCGTCTGGGACCTGATGAAGCACTCGATCCTGACCTGCGCGCAGGAGGAGTATGTCGATACTCCGACGCGCGAGAAGGGAGGCTTCCTCGGTGACGCCGCGATCCAGAGCACGGTGGCCATGCCGGTGATGAACGAAAGGGTCCTTACCCGCAGGACGCTGCACGAGTTCCTGCAATCGATGGACCAGCACTGGTCGGCGCCCGCCGACCGTGGCCGGATCAATGCGGTCTATCCCAACGTCGACGGAGGCCGCGACATCCCCGACTACACGCAAGCCTACCTGACATGGGTCTGGAACTATTATCTCGAGACCGGCGACCTCGCGTTTCTCTCAGCGAACTACGCCCGCTTCAGGGACATTGCCGACTACGTCCACACCCACCGCGACTCCGGCACGGGATTGATCACCAACCTGACCGGCGGCAGCGGACCGTATGAGTTCGGGATCGTCGATTGGCCGCAGACCATGCGTTTCGGCTACGACATGACCGCCGCCCGGACCGTGATCAACGGCTGGGCGTATGCGGACTACCAGATCATGGCGAAGATCGCCGGCGAGCTCGGCAACATCGCCGACCGCAACCTGTTCTGGACCCGCGCCGATGATCTCGAGGTGGCGATGAACGCACAGCTCATCAATGGCGACGGCGTTTACATCGACGGCCTCGACTCGGGAGGCGGGGCGAGCACCCATGTTTCCCAACACGCGAACATGTTCCCGCTCGCCCTCGGCATGGTGCCGGCGGCGCAGGAAGCATCAGTGACGGCGAAAGTGAAGGAGCTCGAGATGAGCGTGGGCATGGTGACGCTGCCGTGGCTGGTGCGCGCGGTCGGTGAGGCGGAGGAGGGTGAGCACCTGATCGAACTGTTCACCAACGACACGTGGCTTGGCTGGGCGCGATGCCTTTCCCTTGGTGCCACCGCCACCTGGGAATCGTGGGATGCCGATTCCACCGGCGAGAGCCTTTCGCATGCGTGGGGTGCGGCGGGACTGGAAGGTTATCTCCGCTACATTCTCGGCGTCCGTCCGCTGGAGCCGCAGTATGGAAAGGTCGAAATCAAGCCGCTCGACTTCGGTGCCTCGCTTGATCGGGCCGAGGGAGTCTTTCCCACCGATCGCGGGGACATCTCGGTCAAGTGGGAGAAGACCTCCGACTCATACCGCATGGATGTCGATCTTCCCTTCAACGTGCTGGCGACGGTCTCGATTCCCAAGGGAGCCTCGGCGGATCCGACGGTGTTCATCGACGGTTTCGAGGTGGCGGCCACCGTCGAGGATGAGTTCATCCGTGTGCCGTGGATCGGCTCGGGACTACACACGATCGTTCGCGTCGACGGACCGGATTCGTCGATGGACGCGTGGCGCGTCCAGCACTTCGGCCTGGACTGGTCCGCGAACCCCGACGCACTCGATGGCGCCGACCCGGACCGCGACGGGCTGGACAACGACACCGAATACGGTCTCGGATTCGATCCGCTCACGAGTTCGGTCGACCTGCTGCCCAAGCTCGAACGGCAGGGCCAGGACGTGACGATCGCCTACCCGGCTCCGCGTCCCGAACTCGTCTACTCGGTGCTTGGAACCGAGGACCTCTCACTGGCGCTGGTGAATTGGGACGTGCTACCAACGAGCCCGGAGATCGCGAACAACATTCCGATGCTGCGAACGACGGTAAGCCTGCTGGATCACACCGCATACTTCATCCGTCTGGCGATATCGGAGCCCTGA